GTTTTCAGTCAAGATCCATTTGGAAACGATTGTCGATTCTGGGAGCCCTCTCGGCTTGGGATGATCGCCAGCGGCCCCAATTGGGCCAAGTGAGTCGAATTTTCGGGAGCCTCTCTCCGTCGAGAGGGCGCTCTGAGGCGGGTTCTCGCCGAGATGGAGCGAGGGTGCCAGGAAATGGAACATCCGTGTCGGCGTGAGGCTTGCTGCATCTGACTTGTCTCCAGCGTTTCTCAGGTTGGCTCGTACTTGCACGTGCTAAACCTTGTAGTGACGCATGTGCAACTGAATCTGAGGCCTGTGGGGTGACCTTCAGTAAATACAGGTCTCAGAAACAAGGGCCATCGCAATAAGCACCCCCCACTCGGAAATTGCGAAGGAGCCGGGAAATGGCAACGATGAAGGCTGCTGTCGTCAGCGAGGTTAACGCCCCTTGGGTGCTGCAAGATGTCCCGAAGCCGGAAGCCGGCGCTCACCAGGTCCTCGTCAAGATCCATGCCTGTGGCGTGTGCTACACCGACGCACTGCTGGCTCAGGGAACGCTCAAGATGCGCGAGTTTCCCATGGTGCTCGGGCACGAAGGCGTCGGCGAGGTCGTCGCCGTAGGTGACGGTGTGACGTCACGCAAGATCGGGGACAGGGTGGGACTCCCCATCACCCAGAGAGCGTGCGGTCGGTGTGACTTCTGCCGGGAACGGCATGTGAACAGCTTCGTCACCGCGAATAACTGTGCCGCGCCTGTGCTGACAGGTGTGAATGTTGACGGTGGCCAGGCCGAGTATGTTGTGGCGGACGAGGAGGGCACGGTCCTGTTGCCCGAGGGGTTGTCGTATGAGCTGGCGGCGCCCACCGTCTGTGCGGGCTACACCGTGTGGGCAGCCCTTCGTCGTGCGAATGCCAAGCCAGGTGCACGGGTGGCTGTCGTCGGGATCGGCGGCGTCGGACATCTCGGAATCCAGTTCGCCAAAGCCGCAGGATGTCACGTTATCGCGGTAACGCACTCTCCCGACAAGCACGATCTGGCAAGGGAGCTGGGTGCGGATGATGTGGTAGCGAACGGCGCCGAGCTTCGAGAGGCAGGTGGCGCGGATGTGCTGCTCCACACTGCCCCGACTCACGACCCTGCCATTGATGCGATGCAGGGACTCCGTCCATGGGCAAAGATCATCCTCATGGGCATCTCGGCTGAGGACACCTTCCCGATCCCTGCCCTTGCCGTGACCGGGCAGAGCTTCGAAATCATCGGATCTGCCCACAACGGGCCGGAGTATCTGGCTGAAGCCCTGGAGATCGTTGCACGCGGGGATGTCAAGCCCATGATTGAGGTCTTCCCGAAGGAGGAGGTCGGCGAGGCATACAACCGCCTCATCAACGGGCAGTTGCGGTTCCGCGCCGTCGTCAAGTACGCCTAACCTCGATCCTTCATAGGGGTCCGGCAGCTTGCTGACGGACCCCTCCGACTCGTTCAGGAAGTTGGGTGGACTGGTGGCCCGGCCGTCGCGTGACGGAGGTGCTGAATGCGCTTGCGGGCCGCCGAGCTGGAGGCCACATTGGCTGCCTACCGGCCGTGCTGCCGAAACCGGTGGGTGAGGTGAAGTTCCTAAAAAGGCGGTTCGAGGCCACCCGCCTGAGGGCCCGCAAATACCTGCCGGCGAAGTGGTCCTCCCGGATGCTTCATGTCGCCGAGGCCGGATACTACGCCTGATGGGAACCGACCGTCATCAAACCTTCGGGTCAAGCACGCCTGGCTGACCTCGATCTTTCCTCTACGGGCCGCCGACGGAGTCGGTGCTCCGCTTCGTTGTTGATGGCGCGCTGGCACAAGCCCAACATCTCAGCCAGGACGTTCTGCGAGCACACGTGGCGGAGGTAGATCACGCTCAGCAGGACCCGGTCTGCGGGAGTGAGGACCGGACGCTTGTTGTCTCCGGCACCGTGGCGGCGGTGGCCGCCTCGCTTGCGGTGCAGGCGTTCCTCACGCAGGGAGCCCAGCTCGGGTGCGAGCTCCGCGGCCAGGGCTGCCGTCTCCTCGCGGCTCATCCTGGTCAGGGCAGGCTCGGCCGGCAGATCGAGCACCCGTTGGCGGGCTGGGTCATGGTCTGTGACCTGCGCAGGCGCGTCGTTGAGGTGGCCGTCAGGCCGGACGGTGTAGTTCCAGGAGCCGTGCGTGTCGTGGTACTCGATCGGCAAGATCTTCAGCTGAGCCTTGCTGATCGAGATGCCCAGGGGGTAGCGGCGGGTGTCAAGTTGAGCTTCAACACGCAGTCCGCTGCGGGTCCGGGTCGCGGCAATGGCGTTGACGACGACGTCATGGCTGGTCAACGGACGCCCTCGCCAGTTCATCGTGATGTGTTGGCCCGGAGAAGAAGCTGTGGTCATCGACCCGGATCGGGTCACCCTTCGGCCGCCACTGACGGCCGGGGTTCGGCAGCTGCCCGATCATTTTCTTCTTCTTCGTGTCCACGCTGATGACAGGATCCCCCTCGGCCTGATGCCATTTGACCTGCTCATTGAGGTAGTGGAACTGGGCGTCACGATTGGGGTGTTGCTCGCCCTCCAGGGCCTTGGCCTGGGCCTGGAGGCTGAAGCCGTTGTCCTCCAGTAGCCGACCCACCGTCATCGCGGAGACCGGATGGCCTTGACGCGTCAGCTCGTCGGCGAGATTCCGCAGCGACTTGGTCGTCCACCGCAGCGGTGACATCGGATCGCCCCGCTCATCGGGCTCGACCAGCGCCATCAACGCAGGCAGCAGGGCCGGATCAACCTCCTCCGCACGCTTGCGTCCACCGCCCGGTCTCCGCATCCGTCCCACAGGCGGCCGAGCCTCACCCACCTCCAGCTCGAAAACACCCCTGCGGACCGTCGTCTCGCTCACCCGCGTGGCCCGCGCGACGGTCCGGACACCGCCATGCCCCAGCAGCCTCGCCTCGGCCCCCAGCAGCAGACGCCGTTGCCGTTCGTCCAGATGCGGCAGCAAGACCTCAAACCGCACGGCGAGTTGGCCGTGTTCCCCTTCCGGAAACGCCGTACCAGGTCAACGGGACACACCGCCGGAAGCGACGGCTTGTTTCCGTACGGCTCCCCTCTGTGACGCACCGCTCGGCACCGCGGTCGAGCACCTGGTCCGCGTCGCCGGGACGCGCTGGGCCACCGAGGAAGCCTTCCAGGCCGCGAAGAACGAATGCGGACTCGACCAGTACGAGGTCCGCCGCTACACCGGCTGGATGCGGCACATCACCCTGGCCATGCTGGCGCACGCCTTCCTGGCCGTCATGGCCACCGACGCCGCGGTAAAAGGGGCAGCAGAAACGGTTCCTGCCTTGCGCCCCTCACCGTGGCAGAAGTTCGGCGGCTCCTGGCAACTGGCGACTCGAGCCTCGCCGTTCACCAGCCCTTCATCAGTGCACGGGCACTGAGATGGTCGCACTGGCGCAGACGACGCCAAGCTGTCGCCCGCCGCTGTCACGATCTGCGGCGGCTGCACACGATCGAGGGGCGGCCCGGGAAAGAGAACACAGGCCGGAACTCAGCCCTCTACACTCACCCAGACCGCACCTGAACAGGGAAAACGTCAAAGTTCTGCTGGAGTACTAAGAGGGTGGCTACAGGTGATGACCCTCTTAAGGGCGTAGAACCCCATGTGAATGCGCAAGTCGATGGAGTCGCCCATGCTGCCTGCGGTGTATCGCAAGCCCTCACGGGAAAAGGGCATGGGTGAACGTAACCGTTGCGAAGGCCGCATCCCCCCACGCACCAAGGTCTTCATCAGATGGCAGCCATATCTCCCATGAGCGGCTGCCTCGGCCTCCGGGCATCGCTTGGGACTGGGGCCAGACGTTCGCATCGAGATCACTGCTTTCGCAGTCATGGCCTTCATACAGCCACACGTTGGGTCGCACAGACACCTGTTCGTCGTCACGCAGAAATGCCCGCACAGACAGAACGGCTCTGGCTTCATCGCCTGCACACACTTTGAAGGTCTTTCTCCACGATCGGTCGTTGTGTGTGAGAGCGAATGTTTCCCGGATCGGACTTTCATTCCGGACGGAGCTACCCCCCCAGACATCAACCCCGTCACGTGCCCCGATCTTGCCTTGGACAACGATGATGTGCTGTACAGCTGCTGAAGCGGGCTCCGTCATGCCCGCAAAGGGAATGGGAGCCAACAGGGCGGCAGTCGCTACGAAACGTCCGAATCGCATGCCGAGCCTCGTTTCAGGTTGTGACCGGTGTGATCACGGCGTCGGAGCCCACCTCGATACGTCGTTCACACAGGCTGAGCCTGCGAGGGCGCCGCCATGCACGAGGTGACTGGCGCCTAGTGCAACGCTTCATGTGCACCACCTCGCTCGTGTGCCACAAGCGGAGTCGCCAGTGGCTACACGGCAGTGCCGGTGAACAGTGGGTGGCGCCTGCACGAGATCAGGCAGACAAGTCCACCCCGGTATTGAGGCCCCGATTCGTTGCAACCCTAGGCGGCTTGCATCCTCGAAAGACCTACTTTTCATAGTGCACCCAGGGCACTTGAAGTGCCAGCCAGCACTACTCCACGGCGAATCAGGCGTCATGAGCAGACCCAGCCACGAGTGTGGCCGCGGCCGCAAGGCGGACTGGCTCCAGGTCCCGGGCTGGTGTCAGGTCCGGATCGAAGTGCCGATCGTCCAGCAGTGCACCGATCCGCCCTTCGGCAACACGCTCGCCGAGCGTGACGAGCTGGTCGGCTGGAGGTGCGAGAGCCTGGTTTCCTTCGCTGTCCACCCGGGACTGTGCGCACCGCAGTGCCGCCACGACGAGCGCGGCGCGCCCCTTGAGTTGCTGTCGCCTGTGAGATCGGAGGCAGATGCACGCTTGAACGGTGAAGTCGCATTACTTCGTCCTCTACGCCGGTCAACGCGCTTGCCAGGCCACGGAGCTCCCTTGGCCGCTTCTGCCAGTTTGCCTTCTTCGCGCGAGCGCATGCGGAGACTGCGTTCGTAGCCGCGCTGACGGACCGGAACCGCCTTGCCGTAGGTGTCGACTTGGAGAGGGGCAAGCCGCGGCCGGCCGCGGTTGCGAAGGCCGGCCCGAGGGGTGCGACCCAAAGGGTCAGGAAGACGGCCAGTCCGATGAACGGGACCACGGTAGAGGCGACCACTGTCTCCGAAGCCGTGTCGAAGTGTCCGCTCCGGATCGCTTCCCATCCGTCTACGGGCGCTTCAGTGAAGGGTTTCAGTGGAGCCCAGAGATTTCCCTTTGCCCAGGTAGTCGTGATGGCGTCAACCCACAAGACCACGACGAAGATGCTCGGTATCTCAGTGGCGGCGAGGGCGCGCGGGTGTGCGTAGTGCCTCGCGCGTAGGGCAAGGCGCAGTCGTCTGGACGCCGGCGGAAGATTCTTTGCCTCGCCGGGTGAAAATGCGAGGCGTCCGCCCTGCTGGAAGTCCGCAAGCTTCCGGCAGGGCGGTCTTCTGTGTCCGCCGTTCTCGTGAACGGCCTCAGGGCCCGCCGCGCCGCGGGCTTGCGGGCCCGCGACGCGGCGGGAGCTCACTATGTGGCTGCGCGATGCCTGGTCTGATCGCGCAGCAAGAGCCATGGAACTGCACCGGCGGAAGCGGGGCGCGGTGCGCCCTCGCCCTGTAGGAGGGCGGCGTAGGCTGCCTTCCCCGCCTCCCTCGGAGCGGGTCCCCCGCCCGGGTGCTCCTCAGCTGGGATCGACGCAGCCATGGCTTTCCAGGCCCTGTCTGCGCGCGGTGAGCTGGGCATCGAACCTCCCCGAGTAATAGTCGCGTGCGTGCAGCCCCGGTAGGGGTTCACCGTCCACTCGAAGGGCATGCGGGAGGCCCCGGCACCCGGTTGATGATCGAGCGGGTCCGCACCTCGTGGAACGTGATGCCGGCGAACTCGGGGGTGTCGAAGATGCGGGTGATCACCGCGTCCGCGCCGAACAGCGCGGGGTCGGCCGGGCTGTCGCCGGATCCCGGGGTCAGGTTCTCCCAGCGCATGACGCCTCCTCGGTAGCACTGCCCCCACAATAGAACAGGTGTTCCCATGATCGTGTGACCGTTCACGTCCGATCGCGCGGCGAAACCCGATCGATCACATCCGGCCCCCGATTTGGGGGGCCGGTCGGCGGGGTGGTTGGCTTGCCCCAACCCCGAGAACTCAGGTGCTGGAGGAACTCCATGGCGCAGGTCGAGGCCACAACGGAACGGGTCGTCGCGGCGGACGCGGAGAAGGTGTTCGACACCCTCGCCGACTACAGCGGCACGCGCGCGAAGCTGCTGCCCGAGCACTTCAGCGAGTACGAGGTGCGCGAGGGCGGCGACGGTGAGGGCACCCTCGTCCACTGGAAGCTCCAGGCCACCAGCAAGCGCGTCCGTGACTGCCTCCTGGAGGTCAGCGAGCCGACCGACGGCGAGCTGGTCGAGAAGGACCGCAACTCCTCCATGGTCACCACCTGGCGGGTCACCCCGGCCGGCGAGGGCAGGTCCCGCGTCGTGGTGACCACCACCTGGTCCGGCGCCGGCGGCATCGGCGGCTTCTTCGAGAGGACCTTCGCGCCCAAGGGGCTCGGCCGGATCTACGACGTGGTCCTCGCCAGGCTCGCCGCCGAAGTGGAGAAGTGACCCAAGAGGCCGGTGGCCAAAGGCCGTTGGCCTCTCACCGTTTCGGGTGATCTCCGCGCCGGAAGGCATGATGCCGTAACTCGTCGCGCTTGTTGGTAGTTGTCGCTTTTACGCGGGAATTGTGCAGCAGCGCGACGAGGGGAGCGGCACGTGGGCGGGACCACTCTGGTGAAGGACGAACCGGTCGCGGCGGCGCCCCCGCAGCTGCCGGCGCCACCGCCCGCCCAGGCCGTCGAACTCGGCCCGCGCCGCGTGCGGTTGGTCTTCTTCGCCCTGATGCTGGCCCTGCTCCTGGCCGCCCTGGAGCAGATGATCGTCGCCACCGCGCTGCCGAAGATCGTCGGCGAGCTGCACGGCCTGGACAAGATGTCCTGGGCGATCACCGCCTACCTGCTCACCGCCACCGTCGGACTGCCGATCTACGGCAAGCTGGGCGATCTGCTCGGCCGCAAGGGCGTCTTCCAGTTCGCCATCGTCGTCTTCGTGATCGGCTCCGCCCTCGCGGGCCGCGCGCAGACCATGGACCAGCTGATCGCCTTCCGCGCGGTGCAGGGCGTCGGCGCGGGCGGCCTCATGATCGGCGTGCAGGCGATCATCGCGGACGTCGTGCCGCCGCGGCAGCGCGGCAAGTTCATGGGGCTGATCGGCGCCGCCTTCGGTCTCGCCTCCGTCGCCGGACCGCTGCTCGGCGGTTACTTCACCGACCACCTCTCCTGGCGCTGGTGCTTCTACATCAACGTGCCCTTCGGCCTGGTCACCATGGCCGTCGTCGCCGTCGCCCTCACCCTGCCCAAGCCCACGGCCAAGCCCCGCTTCGACGTCCTCGGCGCCCTGCTGCTCACCGCGGCCTCCACCTGCCTGGTGCTGCTGACCAGTTGGGGAGGCACCGAGTACGCCTGGGGCTCCCGCGTCATCCTCGGGCTGACGGCCGGCGCCGTGACCGCCACCGTGCTCTTCCTGGTCGCCGAGCACATCGCCGCCGAACCCCTCATCCCGCTGCGGCTGTTCCGCGACTCGGTCTTCAACATCACCTCTCTGGTGGGCCTGGTGGTGGGCGTCGCGCTGTTCGGCGCCGCCAGCTACCTGCCGACGTTCCTGCAAATGGTGGACGGCGCCAGCGCCACCGAGTCGGGGCTGCTGATGCTGCCGATGATGGGCGGCATCGTCGGCGCGTCGATCGTCTGCGGACAGCT
This region of Streptomyces chromofuscus genomic DNA includes:
- a CDS encoding alcohol dehydrogenase catalytic domain-containing protein; its protein translation is MATMKAAVVSEVNAPWVLQDVPKPEAGAHQVLVKIHACGVCYTDALLAQGTLKMREFPMVLGHEGVGEVVAVGDGVTSRKIGDRVGLPITQRACGRCDFCRERHVNSFVTANNCAAPVLTGVNVDGGQAEYVVADEEGTVLLPEGLSYELAAPTVCAGYTVWAALRRANAKPGARVAVVGIGGVGHLGIQFAKAAGCHVIAVTHSPDKHDLARELGADDVVANGAELREAGGADVLLHTAPTHDPAIDAMQGLRPWAKIILMGISAEDTFPIPALAVTGQSFEIIGSAHNGPEYLAEALEIVARGDVKPMIEVFPKEEVGEAYNRLINGQLRFRAVVKYA
- a CDS encoding SRPBCC family protein, whose amino-acid sequence is MAQVEATTERVVAADAEKVFDTLADYSGTRAKLLPEHFSEYEVREGGDGEGTLVHWKLQATSKRVRDCLLEVSEPTDGELVEKDRNSSMVTTWRVTPAGEGRSRVVVTTTWSGAGGIGGFFERTFAPKGLGRIYDVVLARLAAEVEK